DNA sequence from the Methanomassiliicoccales archaeon genome:
ATGGAGAGCACTGGAGCTGAAGTGCTTCATGGACCGGGATTGGATTGGGATTATGGTGGCATAGCCCAGGACGGCGAGAAACTGCGCCTCGGCTCCCTAGAGATAATGGCTATTCACACTCCTGGCCACACGGAAGAAAGCATGTGCTATGCACTCTTTGACCGTTCCTCGGGAGAAGATGCCGTGGCAGTATTCACCGGCGATACTCTGTTCGTGGGCAACGTAGGGCGCACCGATCTGCCCGGTCCAGAAAAGAGGGAGCGGCTATCCCGCCATCTGTTCACGAGCATTCATGAGAAGATCATTCCCTTAGGCGATGGATGCATGGTCCTGCCAGGGCATGGAGCTGGATCTGTTTGCGGAGGGGACATAAGCGAAAGACCCTTTAGCACCATAGGTTTGGAGAAAAAGAATAATCCGATGCTTAACCTTTCAGAGGAAGATTTCGTGCGGCTGAAAATGGAAGAACAATTGGATCGGCCCCCGTATTTCAGAAGGATGGAAACACTAAACTTGCGCAAACACGCCCCTTTACAAAGGCTACCTTCGCCACCTCCTTTGTCACCAAAGGAATTCAAGGAGGCCCAGGAAAATGATACGATGGTTTTGGACACCAGGATGCCGCATAGCGTGGCGGGTGCCTATATCAAAGGAGCGACAAGCATATGGCTCGACGGCCTGCCCCTTTATGGAGGTTGGTTGCTCCCCTATGACCGCCCCATATTGCTCGTTTTAGATAGTAAAGAGGAGCTAGAGAGAGCGGTTCGGATCCTTGTCCGAATAGGATATGATAATATCATAGGGTACCTCCATGGAGGGATGGCGCAATGGTGCCGAGAAGGGTTAACATATGAGACCCTACCAACCATAAACGTGAAGCAAGCCAATGAATGGTGGAAGCAGGGCAATTCATTGTTCATAGATCCCCGGCCCAGGCACGAGCGAGAAGTCTCTCATATACCTGGCACTAAGCACATATTCGTGGGGGAGCTTGAATCTAGACTGGCTGAGATTCCGCAAATGATGAAGAAGGTATGCATATGCAGCGCCGGC
Encoded proteins:
- a CDS encoding rhodanese-like domain-containing protein, whose amino-acid sequence is MQLHRIESEGLAHFSYLLIDGTDALVVDPRRDVDVYLELAAKEEARITRVLETHRNEDYVIGSMELMESTGAEVLHGPGLDWDYGGIAQDGEKLRLGSLEIMAIHTPGHTEESMCYALFDRSSGEDAVAVFTGDTLFVGNVGRTDLPGPEKRERLSRHLFTSIHEKIIPLGDGCMVLPGHGAGSVCGGDISERPFSTIGLEKKNNPMLNLSEEDFVRLKMEEQLDRPPYFRRMETLNLRKHAPLQRLPSPPPLSPKEFKEAQENDTMVLDTRMPHSVAGAYIKGATSIWLDGLPLYGGWLLPYDRPILLVLDSKEELERAVRILVRIGYDNIIGYLHGGMAQWCREGLTYETLPTINVKQANEWWKQGNSLFIDPRPRHEREVSHIPGTKHIFVGELESRLAEIPQMMKKVCICSAGFRGAMAAVMLRNHGFDEVYNVLGGLGAWKAAGYPIKEK